The following are encoded in a window of Thunnus albacares chromosome 9, fThuAlb1.1, whole genome shotgun sequence genomic DNA:
- the LOC122988314 gene encoding duodenase-1-like, with product MWLDIKIDGNHTVQIKFCCLKRVCLTASRQQVEFAADTMYVLRKILLFHVLMCLGQNALGSEIIHGEKAPENSLLYMASVQSYGSHICGGVLISEDFVLTAAHCDMNPTNVVVGTHNLRKAGHRMIPIVKKCKHPSYENIAYGNDIMLLKLSRGVQLGKSIQPIPLPCSDIDLQENQMCLVAGWGKVRTDGGTVDELREVNVSIINPEVCRERWPVNIPHNIICAGGYDTDKGFCQGDSGGPLVCNGMAVGVVSFNRNFDCDYPDVPNVFTDISKHVSWINKIVMEKNC from the exons ATGTGGTTAGATATCAAGATAGATGGAAATCACACTGTACAGATCAAATTCTGCTGTTTAAAAAGGGTGTGTTTGACAGCCTCAAGACAACAAGTTGAGTTTGCTGCAGACACAATGTATGTTCTGCGCAAGATTCTGctttttcatgtcttaatgTGCCTCGGACAAAATG CACTTGGGAGTGAAATCATACATGGGGAAAAGGCCCCAGAGAACTCCCTGCTGTATATGGCCTCGGTACAGAGCTATGGAAGTCATATATGTGGAGGAGTCCTCATCAGTGAAGACTTTGTACTCACAGCTGCGCACTGTGACAT GAATCCTACAAATGTTGTTGTTGGCACCCACAATCTCAGAAAGGCTGGCCATAGAATGATACCAATTGTGAAGAAATGCAAACATCCATCTTATGAAAATATTGCATATGGGAATGACATCATGCTCCTCAAA ctgTCTAGAGGAGTTCAACTGGGCAAAAGCATACAACCGATTCCACTTCCATGTTCTGATATCGACCTTCAGGAAAACCAAATGTGTCTTGTAGCTGGATGGGGTAAAGTGAGAACTGATGGTGGCACTGTTGATGAGCTGAGAGAGGTGAATGTGTCGATCATTAACCCAGAAGTCTGTAGGGAGAGATGGCCTGTCAATATTCCTCACAATATTATCTGTGCAGGTGGATATGACACAGACAAAGGATTCTGccag GGTGATTCTGGTGGTCCTCTGGTGTGCAATGGGATGGCAGTTGGTGTTGTGTCTTTCAATAGGAACTTCGACTGTGACTACCCAGATGTACCCAACGTCTTTACAGACATATCAAAACACGTTTCCTGGATCAATAAGATTGTCATGGAAAAGAATTGCTAA
- the LOC122989166 gene encoding serine protease 57-like yields MAIHFVLLLFFVLNGAYGSRIVGGRDAAPHSRPYMASLQFRGRHNCGGVLVREDFVLTAAHCQIPRPYTVVVGADSLSANESTKQEFTAVRSIPHPSYDGHENDIMLLKLNRRARLTTAVRLISLKRGPVRRTSRCITTGWGDIGDNNTLPSKLQEVNVTILQQRACRRRWGLVPITRTMICGTGARVFQGFCSGDSGGPLVCDGETAGVVSFSGQRCGDPRTPDVYTRISSFREWIATVLNNN; encoded by the exons ATGGCGATCCACTTTGTGCTACTGCTCTTCTTTGTCCTAAATG gagCTTATGGTTCTCGTATTGTTGGAGGCAGAGACGCTGCCCCACACTCGCGCCCCTACATGGCCTCACTGCAGTTCCGAGGTCGCCACAACTGTGGGGGAGTGCTGGTGAGAGAAGACTTTGTGCTCACAGCAGCACATTGTCAGATACCTCG ACCGTACACAGTTGTGGTCGGAGCTGATTCCCTGTCAGCTAATGAGTCGACAAAGCAGGAGTTCACTGCTGTCAGATCCATTCCACATCCCAGTTACGATGGACATGAAAACGACATCATGCTCCTAAAG CTCAACCGCAGGGCCCGACTGACTACAGCAGTGAGGCTAATCTCTCTTAAAAGGGGACCTGTGAGAAGAACCAGTCGGTGCATCACAACTGGCTGGGGTGATATAGGTGATAACAACACCTTACCAAGCAAACTTCAGGAAGTCAACGTTACCATCCTACAGCAGCGGGCATGTCGTAGAAGATGGGGACTGGTTCCCATCACCAGGACAATGATTTGTGGCACTGGGGCCCGTGTGTTTCAAGGCTTCTGCTCG GGCGATTCAGGTGGTCCGTTGGTGTGTGATGGAGAAACAGCAGGCGTGGTCTCCTTCTCTGGCCAGCGATGCGGAGACCCCAGGACCCCCGATGTCTACACACGCATATCATCCTTCAGGGAATGGATTGCAACTGTGTTGAACAACAATTAG
- the LOC122988784 gene encoding spindlin-1-like — protein sequence MSKKRGRKRSSGELSDTVSPDPNSILGVRIQHNWREKGNQSKWKGTVLDRLSVNPSLFMVKYDGFDCVYGIELFKDERVSNLQVLSEKVVNNKIKIPPGAEELVGKAVEHLFEKEDGEKNEWRGMVLSRAPIMTNWYYITYEKDPVLYMYQLWDDYADGDLRILPEAENKHLLPADRKPGEETESLVGKQVEYVTDKGVKRTGLVIYQVPAKPSVYYIKYDDDFHIHVYDLVKTT from the exons ATGTCCAAGAAAAGGGGCAG AAAGCGGAGTAGCGGGGAACTGAGTGACACAGTAAGCCCTGACCCCAACAGCATTCTGGGAGTCCGCATTCAGCATAACTGGCGTGAGAAGGGCAACCAGAGTAAATGGAAGGGAACGGTGCTGGACAGACTTAGTGTAAACCCTTCTCTCTTCATGGTGAAGTACGACGGCTTTGACTGCGTTTATGGCATCGAGCTGTTCAAGGATGAGAGAGTGTCAAACCTGCAAGTCCTGTCGGAAAAAGTTG taaacaacaaaatcaaGATACCTCCAGGGGCGGAGGAGCTGGTGGGTAAAGCTGTGGAGCATCTGTTTGAAaaggaggatggagagaagaaTGAGTGGAGAGGCATGGTCCTCTCCAGAGCCCCAATCATGACCAACTGGTATTATATCACTTATGAAAAGGACCCCGTTCTTTATATGTACCAGTTGTGGGACGACTATGCTGACGGAGACCTCAGGATTCTGCCTGAAGCAG AAAACAAGCACCTGTTGCctgcagacaggaagccagGAGAAGAGACGGAGAGTCTGGTGGGGAAACAAGTGGAGTATGTTACTGACAAGGGTGTGAAGAGGACGGGCCTGGTTATCTACCAGGTCCCAGCCAAGCCCTCTGTCTACTATATCAAATATGATGATGACTTTCATATCCATGTCTATGACCTGGTCAAAACCACCTAG